A window from Salvia miltiorrhiza cultivar Shanhuang (shh) chromosome 2, IMPLAD_Smil_shh, whole genome shotgun sequence encodes these proteins:
- the LOC131012426 gene encoding probable aminotransferase TAT2, producing the protein MELQNPAQEIDAPTTITIKGILGLLMSSTDPKESGKRVISLGIGDPTAYSCFHASNAAQEGVVEALRSTKFNGYAPTAGLPQTREAIAEYLSRDLPYKLPADSVYVTAGCTQAIEIALSVLARPGANILLPRPCFPIYGLCASFRNIEVRYFDLHPEQGWEVDLDAVADLADHNTVAMVIINPGNPCGNVYSYQHLKKIAETAKRLGIVVIADEVYGHLAFGANPFVPMGIFGSIAPVVTLGSLSKRWLVPGWRLGWLVINDPDGSLMSPKFVERIKKYCDICGGPATFIQAAVPEIVEQTQEVFFRKTINILKQTSDICYQKIEDINGITCPTKPKGAMAFMVKLNLSRMKDISDDIDFCFKLAKEESVIILPGLAVGLKNWIRITFAVDVPALEEAMERLKSFCERHSY; encoded by the exons ATGGAGTTGCAGAATCCAGCGCAGGAGATCGACGCGCCGACTACCATCACCATTAAGGGGATTTTGGGGTTGTTGATGTCGAGTACGGATCCGAAGGAGAGCGGGAAGAGAGTAATTTCGCTGGGGATTGGGGATCCGACTGCGTATTCGTGCTTCCACGCTAGTAATGCTGCTCAGGAAGGTGTTGTGGAGGCTCTGCGCTCCACCAAATTCAACGGCTACGCTCCAACTGCTGGTCTTCCACAAACCAGAGA GGCAATCGCCGAGTATTTGTCACGAGATCTTCCCTACAAGCTACCGGCCGACTCTGTGTATGTCACAGCCGGCTGCACACAAGCCATTGAGATAGCATTGTCCGTTTTGGCTCGCCCCGGTGCTAATATCTTGCTGCCGAGACCGTGTTTCCCGATATACGGGCTTTGCGCCTCGTTTAGAAATATCGAAGTCCGCTACTTCGATCTTCACCCCGAGCAGGGATGGGAGGTTGATCTCGATGCAGTAGCAGATTTGGCAGACCACAATACAGTGGCAATGGTGATCATCAATCCTGGGAATCCATGTGGGAACGTCTACTCATATCAGCACCTAAAGAAG ATTGCTGAGACAGCCAAGAGGCTTGGTATAGTGGTGATAGCCGATGAGGTCTACGGCCATCTGGCTTTCGGGGCGAACCCTTTTGTTCCGATGGGAATATTCGGGTCAATTGCCCCGGTGGTGACGCTTGGATCTTTGTCTAAGAGATGGTTGGTTCCTGGCTGGCGCCTTGGTTGGTTGGTCATCAATGACCCTGATGGCAGTTTGATGAGCCCAAAG TTTGTGGAACGCATCAAGAAATACTGTGACATCTGCGGAGGTCCTGCTACATTCATACAGGCTGCAGTTCCTGAAATTGTTGAGCAAACACAAGAAGTTTTCTTCAGGAAAACAATTAACATACTGAAGCAAACCTCTGATATCTGTTACCAAAAGATTGAAGACATCAATGGCATCACTTGTCCAACAAAACCTAAGGGAGCAATGGCTTTCATG GTGAAGCTGAATCTTTCCAGGATGAAAGATATTAGTGATGATATTGACTTCTGTTTCAAGCTGGCCAAAGAGGAATCTGTTATCATTCTTCCAG GGCTCGCTGTGGGTCTGAAGAACTGGATCCGGATCACATTTGCAGTAGACGTACCTGCTCTTGAAGAAGCCATGGAGAGGCTCAAGTCTTTCTGTGAACGGCATTCCTACTAA